The Lycium ferocissimum isolate CSIRO_LF1 unplaced genomic scaffold, AGI_CSIRO_Lferr_CH_V1 ctg13267, whole genome shotgun sequence genomic interval TGGCCTTACCTCgaatgcatcaaaccacccgATAGAAGACCTATACCttctcccataaagagcctcaaacaGGGCCATGTCAATGCTcgagtggtaactattattatatgcaaactcagcCAATggcaagaactgatcccaatggccACCGAATTCAATAATGCAGGCTCGGAGTGTATCCTCTAGGACCTGAATAGTCTGCTCAGACTGGCCATCcgtctgagggtggaaagctgtactaaggtccaacctAGTACCCAATTCTAAATGCAAGGTCTTCAAGAAAAGGGACGTGAACGTTGTGCTCTATCAGATATGACGAAAATCGAAACCCTATACAGGCGAACAATCTCCGGGATATAAATATGGGCCAACTTCTGAGCAGTATGGGTAACCTGAACCAGTAAGAAGTGGGCAGACTTGGTCAATTATCAACGATGacccaaattgaatcaaacttacccaaggtctttggaagaccaacCA includes:
- the LOC132042096 gene encoding uncharacterized protein LOC132042096; protein product: MGEDSNGLCGWSSKDLGLDLSTAFHPQTDGQSEQTIQVLEDTLRACIIEFGGHWDQFLPLAEFAYNNSYHSSIDMALFEALYGRRYRSSIGWFDAFERYHGDGSFIIRWGSVLLDENQSYEEDPIAILDREVHKLRSKEKASVKDLGLVLGFLSGN